A genomic segment from Vespa crabro chromosome 25, iyVesCrab1.2, whole genome shotgun sequence encodes:
- the LOC124432388 gene encoding proton-coupled amino acid transporter-like protein pathetic isoform X1, whose amino-acid sequence MAAANNKPPTELDTFLPQDDTNTIKDGVLPAKYKVQVAPKDIEEGKSFNPFTERKVDNPTTDCDTLTHLLKASLGTGILAMPVAFKNAGLLVGIFATIFVAFICTHCAYILVKCAHVLYHKTRRTEMDFADVAEVAFSMGPRWATKLAKPSRYIIQISLFTTYFGTCSVYAVIVAANFEKVIKHYNESASEDTIIREITACLLIPLILLSWIPNLKYLAPVSMVANIFMGTGLGITFYYLVWDLPPINTVPLAAPIQNFPHFFSITVFAMEAIGVIMPLENNMKTPQHIIGICGVLNKGMSGVTLIYILLGFLGYIKYQDSTLDSITLNLPTQEIPAQVVQILIGLAVYCTFGLQFYVCLDIAWTGIKDHFQKKPLLANYILRTTMVTGAVLLAVAVPNIGPFISLIGAFCFSILGLFMPALIEIVTYWDTGFGPANWVAVKNIIICVISIIALVFGSRSALIKIVYSDS is encoded by the exons atG GCGGCCGCTAATAATAAACCACCAACAGAATTGGATACTTTTCTACCTCAAGATGATACTAATACAATAAAAGATGGTGTTCTACCAGCcaa ATACAAAGTACAAGTAGCACCAAAAGATATTGAGGAAGGAAAATCATTTAATCCTTTCACCGAACGCAAAGTTGACAATCCTACAAC GGATTGCGATACATTGACACATTTATTGAAAGCTTCTCTTGGGACAGGTATATTGGCTATGCCTGTTGCTTTCAAAAATGCTGGTCTTCTTGTTGGAATATTTGCAACAATATTCGTTGCTTTTATTTGTACGCATTGTGCGTATATTTTA GTCAAATGTGCACACGTTCTTTATCATAAAACGCGAAGAACAGAAATGGACTTTGCTGATGTAGCAGAAGTAGCATTTTCTATGGGACCACGATGGGCAACAAAACTTGCCAAACCATCTAG atATATCATACAAATTAGTTTATTCACAACATATTTTGGCACCTGCAGTGTGTACGCAGTTATCGTTGCTGCGAATtttgaaaaagtaattaaacattataatgAAAGTGCATCAGAGGATACTATTATACGTGAAATTACAGCTTGCCTGTTAATACCTTTGATATTACTCAGCTGGATACCCAATTTAAAATACCTTGCACCAGTTTCCATGGTAGCTAATATATTTATGGGTACTGGCTTGggaataacattttattatttagtttGGGATCTTCCACCAATTAATACTGTACCACTGGCAGCACCTATTCAAAATTTCCCTCACTTTTTTAGCATTACAGTTTTTGCCATGGAAGCTATTG GTGTCATTATGCCAttggaaaataatatgaaaacacCGCAACATATCATAGGAATTTGTGGAGTTCTCAATAAAGGAATGTCTGGCGTAactcttatatatattcttcttggATTTTTAGGTTATATCAAATATCAAGATTCAACGTTGGATAGCATTACCTTGAATTTACCCACCCAAGAAAT CCCGGCTCAAGTTGTTCAAATTTTAATTGGATTAGCAGTTTATTGTACGTTTGGATTACAATTTTATGTATGCTTAGATATTGCATGGACTGGAATTAAAGATCATTTTCAGAAGAAACCACTTTTagcaaattatattttaagaacAACTATGGTTACTGGAGCAG TATTACTTGCGGTAGCTGTGCCAAATATTGGACCTTTCATTAGTTTAATTGGGGCATTTTGTTTTTCCATATTGGGACTTTTCATGCCTGCACTTATTGAAATCGTTACTTATTGGGATACCGGTTTTGGGCCAGCTAATTGGGTAGcagtgaaaaatattattatatgcgtAATTAGCATAATAGCTTTAGTATTTGGATCTCGTAgtgctttaataaaaattgtatattcaGATAGTTGA
- the LOC124432371 gene encoding protein ILRUN isoform X2, with protein MNVNNDVDQHLLHQFSCLGTTDKDDLIKQLQRLLAGSQLNEATAAFFLDMNNWNLQAAVCSYFDYESPFKLPCMTLLCDSTIGDGESVPPNTKFQKSWRIQNSGTETWPNGVRLQHSAGTPLGDCMKVPVPSLAPKETIEISVTLTSPEDLGVHQSKWRMITPAGSYFGVSG; from the exons ATGAACGTGAACAACGACGTGGATCAACATTTGTTACACCAATTTAGCTGTTTGGGCACCACGGATAAAgatgatttaattaaacagCTACAAAGATTGTTAGCTGGTAGCCAATTAAATGAGGCAACCGCTGCGTTTTTCTTGGATATGAATAATTG gAATTTACAAGCTGCGGTATGTAGTTACTTCGATTATGAGTCACCATTCAAACTTCCTTGTATGACGCTATTGTGCGACAGCACCATAGGCGATGGAGAATCTGTTCCGCCTAATACAAAGTTTCAAAAGTCATGGCGAATTCAAAATAGCGGTACAGAAACTTGGCCAAATGGCGTTCGCTTACAACATTCTGCTGGTACACCATTGGGCGATTGTATGAAAGTGCCAGTTCCATCCTTAGCTCCTAAAGAAACGATAGAGATAAGTGTCACTTTGACAAGCCCCGAGGATTTGGGTGTTCACCAAAGCAAATGGAGGATGATAACACCTGCTGGCTCTTATTTTGGtg TATCTGGGTGA
- the LOC124432390 gene encoding DNA-directed RNA polymerases I, II, and III subunit RPABC5, which produces MIIPVRCFTCGKVIGNKWEAYLGLLQAEYTEGDALDALGLKRYCCRRMLLGHVDLIEKLLNYAPLEK; this is translated from the exons ATGATCATTCCTGTGAGGTGTTTCACTTGTGGAAAAGTTATTGGAAACAAATGGGAGGCATATCTTGGCTTACTACAGGCAGAGTACACCGAAgg TGATGCTCTTGATGCATTGGGTTTGAAACGATATTGCTGTCGCCGAATGCTGCTTGGACATGTGGATCTTATTGAGAAACTACTTAATTATGCAcctttagaaaaataa
- the LOC124432371 gene encoding protein ILRUN isoform X1, translating into MNVNNDVDQHLLHQFSCLGTTDKDDLIKQLQRLLAGSQLNEATAAFFLDMNNWNLQAAVCSYFDYESPFKLPCMTLLCDSTIGDGESVPPNTKFQKSWRIQNSGTETWPNGVRLQHSAGTPLGDCMKVPVPSLAPKETIEISVTLTSPEDLGVHQSKWRMITPAGSYFGDSIWVIINVSECGTLAVTQQLHQLSTSQSNDVQMS; encoded by the exons ATGAACGTGAACAACGACGTGGATCAACATTTGTTACACCAATTTAGCTGTTTGGGCACCACGGATAAAgatgatttaattaaacagCTACAAAGATTGTTAGCTGGTAGCCAATTAAATGAGGCAACCGCTGCGTTTTTCTTGGATATGAATAATTG gAATTTACAAGCTGCGGTATGTAGTTACTTCGATTATGAGTCACCATTCAAACTTCCTTGTATGACGCTATTGTGCGACAGCACCATAGGCGATGGAGAATCTGTTCCGCCTAATACAAAGTTTCAAAAGTCATGGCGAATTCAAAATAGCGGTACAGAAACTTGGCCAAATGGCGTTCGCTTACAACATTCTGCTGGTACACCATTGGGCGATTGTATGAAAGTGCCAGTTCCATCCTTAGCTCCTAAAGAAACGATAGAGATAAGTGTCACTTTGACAAGCCCCGAGGATTTGGGTGTTCACCAAAGCAAATGGAGGATGATAACACCTGCTGGCTCTTATTTTGGtg aTAGTATCTGGGTGATCATAAATGTTAGTGAATGTGGAACATTGGCAGTAACACAACAGCTACATCAATTAAGTACTTCACAGTCTAATGATGTTCAGATGTCATAG
- the LOC124432389 gene encoding thymidylate synthase: MHTSCIHILRVSVRISVKGYLIKKSYIMSRRNDNEVTEELNNSNKSEDHDHDEYQYLHLIEKIINTGAKKNDRTGVGTYSIFGTHMRFNLQNGSFPLLTTKRVFWRGVVEELLWFIKGSTNAKELADKGIHIWDANSSRDYLDSCGLTLREEGDLGPVYGFQWRHYGAEYKNMHTNYKGQGIDQLKDVIQKIKDSPDDRRIIMTAWNPVDIPQMALPPCHCLVQFYVQNGTLSCQLYQRSADMGLGVPFNIASYSLLTYMVAHITNLKPGEFVHTMGDCHVYVNHIPVLKEQVKRTPRPFPILKIIGDVKDIDDFTVDNFELIDYNPHPKINMQMAI, from the exons ATGCATACATCctgtatacatattttacgTGTGAGTGTGAGGATATCCGTTAAaggttatttaataaaaaaaagttacatTATGTCTCGAAGGAATGATAATGAAGTAACAGAGGAATTAAATAATTCCAATAAATCGGAAGACCATGACCATGATGAATATCAATATTTGCatttaatagagaaaataattaataccggagcgaagaaaaacgatagaaCCGGAGTCGGTACTTATTCGATTTTTGGAACGCACATGCGTTTCAATTTGCAAAATG GATCATTTCCATTGTTGACCACAAAAAGAGTTTTTTGGCGAGGTGTCGTTGAAGAATTATTATGGTTCATTAAGGGATCAACTAATGCAAAAGAATTGGCAGATAAAGGGATTCATATTTGGGATGCCAATTCTTCTCGTGATTATCTTGATTCTTGCGGTCTTACATTAAGAGAGGAAGGTGATTTAGGCCCTGTATATGGATTTCAATGGAGACATTATGGTgctgaatataaaaatatgcatACAAATTATAAAGGACAAG GTATAGATCAATTGAAGGATGTCattcaaaagataaaagacTCACCGGATgatagaagaataataatgacagcaTGGAATCCAGTTGATATCCCACAAATGGCTTTACCACCTTGTCATTGTCTCGTACAATTTTATGTACAGAATGGAACGTTGTCGTGTCAACTTTATCAAAGAAGTGCTGATATGGGTCTAGGTGTACCATTCAATATAGCATCATATTCTCTATTAACTTATATGGTGGCTCACATTACAAATTTAAAG CCAGGTGAATTCGTGCACACAATGGGTGATTgtcatgtatatgtaaatcatATACCGGTACTTAAAGAACAAGTAAAACGTACACCGAGGCCATTTccaatattgaaaataattgggGACGTTAAGGATATAGATGACTTTACGGTTGATAATTTTGAGCTAATCGATTACAATCCACATCCAAAAATTAATATGCAAATGGcaatatga
- the LOC124432388 gene encoding proton-coupled amino acid transporter-like protein pathetic isoform X2, whose product MPVAFKNAGLLVGIFATIFVAFICTHCAYILVKCAHVLYHKTRRTEMDFADVAEVAFSMGPRWATKLAKPSRYIIQISLFTTYFGTCSVYAVIVAANFEKVIKHYNESASEDTIIREITACLLIPLILLSWIPNLKYLAPVSMVANIFMGTGLGITFYYLVWDLPPINTVPLAAPIQNFPHFFSITVFAMEAIGVIMPLENNMKTPQHIIGICGVLNKGMSGVTLIYILLGFLGYIKYQDSTLDSITLNLPTQEIPAQVVQILIGLAVYCTFGLQFYVCLDIAWTGIKDHFQKKPLLANYILRTTMVTGAVLLAVAVPNIGPFISLIGAFCFSILGLFMPALIEIVTYWDTGFGPANWVAVKNIIICVISIIALVFGSRSALIKIVYSDS is encoded by the exons ATGCCTGTTGCTTTCAAAAATGCTGGTCTTCTTGTTGGAATATTTGCAACAATATTCGTTGCTTTTATTTGTACGCATTGTGCGTATATTTTA GTCAAATGTGCACACGTTCTTTATCATAAAACGCGAAGAACAGAAATGGACTTTGCTGATGTAGCAGAAGTAGCATTTTCTATGGGACCACGATGGGCAACAAAACTTGCCAAACCATCTAG atATATCATACAAATTAGTTTATTCACAACATATTTTGGCACCTGCAGTGTGTACGCAGTTATCGTTGCTGCGAATtttgaaaaagtaattaaacattataatgAAAGTGCATCAGAGGATACTATTATACGTGAAATTACAGCTTGCCTGTTAATACCTTTGATATTACTCAGCTGGATACCCAATTTAAAATACCTTGCACCAGTTTCCATGGTAGCTAATATATTTATGGGTACTGGCTTGggaataacattttattatttagtttGGGATCTTCCACCAATTAATACTGTACCACTGGCAGCACCTATTCAAAATTTCCCTCACTTTTTTAGCATTACAGTTTTTGCCATGGAAGCTATTG GTGTCATTATGCCAttggaaaataatatgaaaacacCGCAACATATCATAGGAATTTGTGGAGTTCTCAATAAAGGAATGTCTGGCGTAactcttatatatattcttcttggATTTTTAGGTTATATCAAATATCAAGATTCAACGTTGGATAGCATTACCTTGAATTTACCCACCCAAGAAAT CCCGGCTCAAGTTGTTCAAATTTTAATTGGATTAGCAGTTTATTGTACGTTTGGATTACAATTTTATGTATGCTTAGATATTGCATGGACTGGAATTAAAGATCATTTTCAGAAGAAACCACTTTTagcaaattatattttaagaacAACTATGGTTACTGGAGCAG TATTACTTGCGGTAGCTGTGCCAAATATTGGACCTTTCATTAGTTTAATTGGGGCATTTTGTTTTTCCATATTGGGACTTTTCATGCCTGCACTTATTGAAATCGTTACTTATTGGGATACCGGTTTTGGGCCAGCTAATTGGGTAGcagtgaaaaatattattatatgcgtAATTAGCATAATAGCTTTAGTATTTGGATCTCGTAgtgctttaataaaaattgtatattcaGATAGTTGA